In Lathyrus oleraceus cultivar Zhongwan6 chromosome 2, CAAS_Psat_ZW6_1.0, whole genome shotgun sequence, the DNA window TTTAAATGCAAAGGTTGTTGGGAGAGAAGTGGATGTGATGACCAATTTTAGCAGCAAGACATtacaatcaaacaatttgaagTGTTTCACATTCAATGAAGTAAAAACTGCTACAGGGAACATTCATTCATCTAAGTGGATGAAACTCAATTTGGGATCGATGAACACTGTGATGAGGCTTAAGCACAAAAGCAACCAAGGACACAGTAAATGGTGGGTGAGTGTCATTTAGGCTCAATAACTTAGAATACCTATAATGTTATAATGTATAGTTGAATTTAGTACAGTGTTAGTGTTATAGACTGAATTTTCTGAAAGCATACATCAGGATTAGTAGATTGCAATATCTATCACATTGATAAACTTACCAAGTTTTACATTTTAAAGCAGCATGGATTGACAATGCCAGTTCATGTCGTTTAAattttcttcttatttttcttCCAATCTAAAAGGAGAGTATCTATCATGTTATACATCCTAATACACAGGTTAAGAAGTTTCCAAAATAATTGAAAAACTCTGTTCAAGTCTTGAAGCTACCTCTTGTAAATTAAGTTATTATCAAAACATGCATGGCTTCTTCGGAACCTCACAAGAGCATAGGGAGCGGGGAATATAGGAAGCTTTCAACGAGCGAGCTTATGGCTAGTGCAAAAGTGGTAGCAGAGACCGCACAATCAGGTTTCGGAAAAGAATCAATTGGTAAGACGATAGACAAAGGGTTAAGACAATAAGTGGATAAGGTTGTTGACTATCTATTAGTTTAGTTATTATCATTTCTTGTTTCCTACTACTCCTGCTATTTTGCAGTTTGAGCATCATTTCAATTAAAAATTTAGTTATGCACTGAGGAGTATGATGAGTATGAGGAAGGTCATTGTCTAAAGATGTTCAAATTGATGAAAGAAAAAAGTCCTGTTCTGAATGAGATTGTTGAGAAGAATTTTTTTGCAACCTACAAAGGTGGTTTGCTGATGTTAGTGTAACTGTCAAAAATATTAACGGAACTGCATTTTTCTAGCAACAATGTAGTTTATATTGCAGCAGGCTACATTGAGAGGTATCGTTGAAATATCGTAAAAGAGATTACTAGATTAATATACCATGAACTGGCTCATATATTGCAATGGAACGGAAACGGTGAGGCTCCTTCGGGACTCACAGAAGGCATAGCAGATTTTGCTAGGATGAAGGGTGAATAGGCTTTAGATCAATGCAATTCCGCAGGTATAGGGAGTCGATGGGACCAATGATATGAGATAACAGCTCACTTTTTACACTAATGTGAAAATATCAAAAACGGGTTTGTGGCGAATTTGACCGCGAAGTTGAAAACGGGTTATAGTGAGAATTACTTTAATGACCAGCTAGGTAAGTCAGTTTCTCATATGTGGCATGACTCAAAGCAATGTATAACAATAACACTAGCTAAATAATAAGGAAACTATAGTTAATGCTAATAAGGAAACATGTAATGTATATGTAATATCAGAACATAGTTGTGCTAACCTAAAGAGAAGACATGTATGTATTTGTAATATCAGAACAAAGTTGTGCTAACCTAAAGAGAAAGATAATATTAGAACAAATCAAGAAGATAAAAAACATCACATACCCTCATCCGATATTGTCAAAGAAAAATCAGGTGTTGCATATTGTGTAGCAAGTTCCACTATACTGTCGGAATTATCTTCGGCAGCCGAACCATGAAAAGCCGCTTCTTGAAATTGAAGACAACACTCCAAATTCCACAAAACATCCCTCATGGAGGGTCTGTCAGCACCGCGATCTGCAACGCATCTTTCTGCTATTTCCATAAACCTCTTTAGGGAATTAGGATTGATATCCCCTATAATCAAATGCGGATCGATGATTTGATCCCACTGCCCTTTCTGAATATGATTGATCGCCCAATCTTTCAAATTGATCACATCACTAGGAAGTGATGGATCAATGACCGGCCTTGCACAGAGTATTTCAATGAGGACTACTCCAAATGAATAAACATCAGATTTTTCTGTAAGTTGCTCTCGCATAAAATACTCGGGATCGAGGTATCCAAAAGTTCCCTTGACACCGGTGCTGACATGCGTCTCATGGACACTGGGACCTGTTCTTGATATGCCAAAGTCTCCTACTTTGGCATTGAGATTTCCGTCCAATAAAATGTTCACTGATTTCACGTCCCGATGAATGACCGCAGTAGGATAAGCCGTGTGTAGATAATTGAGTCCTTTTGCCGCTCCCATGCACACATTCAATCTTTCGTTCCATGATAAACTTTGAAGACCAGAACCATACAAATGACTTCTCAAAGTTCCTTTTTCAACGAACTCGTAAACCAAAATTAACTCGTGATTCTCGTCGCAGTAACCGATCAATGACACTAAATTCCCATGGCGGAATTTAAATAGGGTTTCTATTTCAGCCCTAAACTCTTGAATGCCCTGAAGAGAAGTTCTACTCCCTCTCTTTACAGCCACCTTTCTTCCATCCCTCAATTCTCCCCTATACACTTTACCGAATCCTCCTACTCCAACGACGAGAGATTCATCAAAATAATTGGTGCTTTCTTCCACTTCAGAGAGAGTGAGAAGGTACTGATACTCTCTTCTTGATATTGTGTTTGATGTTGTTGCGACATTTGTAGTGGTTGCGGTGTTTTGAGTGAGCTCCTTCTGTTTTGTTGTAAATTTTCTTCTCCTATAAATTAGTATCCAAACAATTAACAAGATGATAAGAACAACTACACCAGCAGTAATGATACCTGAGATGAGTCCAATGTTAGTGCCAGGAGGAGTGGAAGTCGCCGGAGGAGAAGGTGGAGACACTACAACAAAAATGAGTTTACGCTACAGCTGAAAAGCGCGGCTAAAAGTACAAAAACCGTAGCCTAAGTCTTTAGTCCACGGTTATTTAGGTGTGGAATATGCCGTCGTTGCCTTTTCGTATATGCTACGGTTTTTTCACTACCACCCACGAATGGGAAAAGCATCGCCTAAAATTATTAATAGGCCGCGGTTTAAAACTAATTTTAGACCGCGGTTTTGATTAGACTGCACCTTTATAACCGTTGCCTATCAAACAGACCATGTTTATTTGAACAATTATAGTCCACGCTTTTTGTTTAGGCTACTCTTCTAAAACGTTGCCTAATATGTTTGCCACATCTTTTTAAATTCGGTTAcgccattttttatttaaaattaaataatgtTTATTTAACTATGGATAATATAAAATTTATTATAAAGGATAATATAATATTAAAGTAATGATAATATTTAGTTTTGTTATTTACTTCAAAGGATTCCACTGCAAACAGTAGTGTATATCATCATAAACtttatttataattaaatatACAATAATAAACAATCTCTCCAATAATATCCCTAGTATTCTCTTTCATAAAATCCTAACAAAATCTTTTTGCCTAAGATTCCTTGTAATAAATATTCATGTACCAGCTTTTAATCTTTGTTTTGCAGGTtgagaaaagcataagaaacttTTTGAAAAAGATGTTTCTCTTCATCTAAAGTttcttttctctcaaattttcaaTAGCAGAACCTTTACATTTATCTATATCCTCCTTTGTCGTCATAGAATTTTGATTACTCTTGCTGCAAAATGGAAACAAAAGAATATGCATTACAAACTGAATGCTTGCTCATTCTCTTCATCTAACTACAAATACATGCAACATGCTGGAGTTAAACATGTCCCATCCCCTTCCCAAGCTACAAGTTACTAATGAATCAAAGCTACATGCTTACACTACACTACAACAAAAACCGACACAACAACACTGAACACACAAAATCAAGGTCTCACCTGAATATATAAGagaataattaataataaaaCCAACATCTACAAAATAATATATACTAtcttaaaaataataaacaacataatctataaaaattaaaataatattagGTATTTCAATTAATCTATTAAAAAATCACTTATGTTTCATAATGGTTTATATGTTCATTATTGATAAAAGGTGtatattttgtttttaattcaaTTCTTTAGTATGACTTTAACCATGTTGTTCAATAGTGAGATATCAGTGCTTCTGTTTGAGTTTTCTTGTTAGACATTGGTGGTTTGTCATTCAAATGACATCTTATTATTTGCTTAGGATTATAAAACTAATTCTCATAACCTTTCTAAATTAATCAAAAGTAATACAAATAAATGAATGCACAAAGTACTACGGAATTTTTCCAAGTAGCCATACATTAATACGAAGTAAAATAAGAGAAAAACAAAGATATGTTATTCTAAAAACACAATGCCTCACAAATGCATTAAGAATATTACAGATTACTTATGAAAACTAGTCACTATAAAAGCAAATATTTAAATATAGAAACTATAAGAAGTGAAAATCAAATTGGGCCAGTCAAGGGAAAGAGAAGAATAATTTACATTATGGTATCATTTCCTTAAGAAACATTCTACCCAGTGAACTGCACAAGGCTTAggaaaaaatatgttttttttttctaaGCTACATTATCATGTTAATTAAGAAACTAgataaaattatttaaaataacaAGGAAATATCTTACATTTCCAAGCCACTGTCAAGTGTGTCCTCTACTGGATGTTTCCATTCATCAATTCTATTAGATAAGAAGCAAAAGTGAATCACAATAATACTATTTACAAAACTTAGATACAACAAGATTAATATAAATGAGACAAAGAGTGTGTATGTAAGAGAGATAGAGATTGCACCAATCCATAATGACAGTCAAACAAAAGTTTCTTTGAAAACTTGTTTAAAGCTTGGAACATTGATACTATAGCTTTTGGATTCCATCTTTTTTCCTTCTTCTCTGCACTGAGTGTATAAAGGGCatacaaataaaataaactcaTGTGTTGATAGCCAAAAATAAAGAGAACCATGACCTAAAACCCATTTTCAACTTATTGTgtttattttataaataaatctCAATCTAGCAAAGGTAAAGTCTTAAATTGTACATAGATTTTGACACGCAAAAGATAAAATATCCAGTGCCATTAAAAATATATCAATTTAAAATCTTTATGTGCTAACGATTTTTCTAACTCAATGACGTGCGGATTAGAATACATAACTATACTCAATGTTTTAACTCTCATGTCATAACTAAGCATAATTTCCCAATTCAATCATGTGAGGGTTAGATCCAATTGTTATTTTTATGAGTTAAGACATCAACCCATTTCATTACAGAAACACTACAAGTCATTAATGAAAATTTGCTCTTCCAATTTTTTCTAAACTAAGCCACATAATATTTAGCAAGAAACAGTGATATCTTTATCATCCAAAACATGTTTTATTCATAATTTGGTTCAACTAATTTTACAAACACCTTACCCTCATTCTTGAAGAAACCTCCCACAAACAAACAAGTATTTTTCTTGAACAACTATACCAATCAATGAGTTACTGATTATGAAAGTTTAAAGCCACCGCACATTAATACTTCAACAGTAATTTGGGTTTCATGGttcaaataaaatcaaaaacCCAAATGAGAAAGGCAAATCTAAAACCCTAAATCAGATAATATAACATACAACAAATTGGAGAAAGCCAAATCTAAAACCCCAAATTAGAaaatcaaacagacaacaaattgcaATGGAGAAGAAAACAGATAAATATACAATCATTCACTTACCTTTTATGGGTTTCAAGTTATGAAGAAACCTAGAACGATTGAGTAGGAGGGTTGAATCAATTAAAGAGAAGAATGTATGTTGAACAAGAAGAGAAGCTTGCATACGAACGCATCATATGAATGAGGTGAAGAATCCAAGCACGGACAAGGAAAAACGGAGATGCGAGTGACGGCGCAGTGCAATAGAAATTTCTCGAAAACTACCGTTCCAGGTAGAAATTtggtttttttttattttacttatATCCCATGAAAAATTCTTTTCCTAactaatattttatttatttaatttaaaa includes these proteins:
- the LOC127122474 gene encoding probable receptor-like protein kinase At5g59700, with the protein product MVCLIGNGYKVSPPSPPATSTPPGTNIGLISGIITAGVVVLIILLIVWILIYRRRKFTTKQKELTQNTATTTNVATTSNTISRREYQYLLTLSEVEESTNYFDESLVVGVGGFGKVYRGELRDGRKVAVKRGSRTSLQGIQEFRAEIETLFKFRHGNLVSLIGYCDENHELILVYEFVEKGTLRSHLYGSGLQSLSWNERLNVCMGAAKGLNYLHTAYPTAVIHRDVKSVNILLDGNLNAKVGDFGISRTGPSVHETHVSTGVKGTFGYLDPEYFMREQLTEKSDVYSFGVVLIEILCARPVIDPSLPSDVINLKDWAINHIQKGQWDQIIDPHLIIGDINPNSLKRFMEIAERCVADRGADRPSMRDVLWNLECCLQFQEAAFHGSAAEDNSDSIVELATQYATPDFSLTISDEGRERGRGLGRACDAAVQCSAAEDNSDIIVELAPTNATVSSSSASANIEDSPDFI